One window of the Parasphingopyxis algicola genome contains the following:
- a CDS encoding CsbD family protein, translating into MGELKDKAKGSANKAAGVAKEAAGEVTDNERLEAEGEAQQVKGKAQKAKGEVKGALGDKV; encoded by the coding sequence ATGGGCGAACTGAAAGACAAGGCGAAGGGCTCGGCCAACAAGGCGGCCGGTGTCGCCAAGGAAGCTGCCGGCGAAGTCACCGACAATGAGCGGCTGGAAGCCGAAGGCGAAGCCCAGCAGGTGAAGGGCAAGGCGCAGAAGGCCAAGGGCGAGGTGAAAGGCGCGCTCGGCGACAAGGTCTGA
- the thiS gene encoding sulfur carrier protein ThiS, translating into MTSDGTISIRVNGEHRRVHAGLTLAALASEELGLDPCKVAVERNLEVVPRSTLGDVLVEDGDELEIVHFVGGGDHDDSWSVAGQSFTSRLIVGTGKYKDFEENAAALEASGAEIITVAVRRVNVSDPKTPMLTDFIDPKQYTYLPNTAGCFTAEEAIRTLRLAREAGGWDLVKLEVLGEAKTLYPDMRETLRATETLAREGFKPMVYCVDDPIAAKQLEEAGAVAVMPLGAPIGSGLGIQNRVTIRLIVEGANVPVLVDAGVGTASDAAVAMELGCDGVLMNTAIAEAKEPIRMARAMKLAVEAGREAYRAGRMATRKYADPSSPLAGLI; encoded by the coding sequence ATGACCAGCGACGGCACGATTTCGATTCGCGTGAACGGCGAACATCGGCGCGTCCATGCGGGCCTGACGCTTGCCGCGCTGGCGAGCGAGGAGCTCGGCCTCGATCCGTGCAAGGTGGCGGTCGAACGCAATCTCGAAGTCGTCCCGCGCTCGACATTGGGCGACGTCCTCGTCGAAGATGGCGACGAGCTGGAGATCGTTCATTTCGTCGGCGGCGGGGATCATGACGACAGCTGGAGCGTCGCCGGGCAGAGCTTCACGTCGCGCCTGATCGTCGGCACGGGAAAGTACAAGGATTTCGAAGAAAACGCCGCGGCGCTCGAAGCATCGGGCGCGGAGATCATCACGGTCGCCGTGCGCCGGGTGAACGTCTCGGATCCCAAGACGCCGATGCTCACGGATTTCATCGATCCGAAACAATACACCTATCTGCCCAACACCGCCGGCTGCTTTACCGCCGAGGAGGCGATCCGCACCCTGCGGCTGGCGCGCGAGGCCGGCGGCTGGGATCTGGTCAAGCTCGAGGTGCTCGGCGAGGCGAAGACGCTCTATCCCGATATGCGCGAAACGCTGCGCGCGACCGAGACGCTGGCCAGGGAGGGCTTCAAGCCGATGGTCTATTGCGTCGACGATCCGATCGCGGCGAAGCAGCTCGAAGAGGCGGGCGCGGTTGCCGTCATGCCGCTGGGCGCGCCGATCGGTTCGGGCCTCGGCATCCAGAACCGGGTGACGATCCGGCTGATCGTCGAGGGCGCCAATGTTCCGGTGCTCGTCGATGCCGGGGTGGGGACCGCTTCGGACGCCGCGGTTGCGATGGAGCTCGGCTGCGACGGCGTGCTGATGAACACCGCGATCGCCGAGGCGAAGGAACCCATCCGCATGGCGCGGGCGATGAAACTGGCCGTCGAGGCGGGCCGCGAAGCCTATCGGGCGGGGCGCATGGCCACCCGCAAATATGCCGATCCGTCGAGCCCGCTGGCGGGGTTGATCTAG
- the aroQ gene encoding type II 3-dehydroquinate dehydratase: MADKPVIYVLNGPNLNLLGMREPEIYGSDTLDDIAGRLEDRAQELGADVEVRQSNHEGHLIDWIHEAEADEAKAILLNAAGFTHSSVALHDAILAVSVPVIEVHLSNPHAREPFRRKSLVGEASYGTISGFGALSYLLALDAAMQL, encoded by the coding sequence ATGGCCGATAAACCCGTCATCTATGTCCTCAATGGTCCCAATCTGAACCTGCTGGGCATGCGCGAGCCCGAAATCTACGGGTCGGACACGCTGGACGATATCGCCGGGAGGCTCGAGGACCGGGCGCAGGAACTGGGCGCGGATGTCGAGGTTCGCCAGTCCAACCATGAAGGGCACCTGATCGACTGGATCCACGAGGCCGAGGCGGACGAGGCCAAGGCTATCCTGCTGAATGCAGCCGGGTTTACGCATAGTTCGGTGGCTTTGCACGATGCGATTCTGGCGGTGTCCGTGCCGGTAATCGAGGTGCATCTGTCGAATCCCCATGCGCGCGAACCTTTTCGCCGGAAAAGCCTGGTCGGCGAGGCGTCGTACGGAACAATTTCCGGTTTCGGGGCACTTTCCTATCTGCTGGCGCTGGACGCGGCCATGCAGCTTTGA
- the accB gene encoding acetyl-CoA carboxylase biotin carboxyl carrier protein — translation MTTDKGGRKGAMNVDTDLVRQLAELLDDANLTEIEVEDGERSIRVVRGGTSVAVAAPAPAAAPAPAPAPSPAAAAPADAAPAASAENHPGTVKSPMVGTVYLAPEPGADPFVKVGDTVSQGDTLLIIEAMKVMNPITAEKSGTVTALLVEDAEPVEFNQPLATIE, via the coding sequence ATGACCACCGACAAAGGGGGCCGCAAAGGCGCCATGAATGTCGACACCGATCTGGTGCGCCAGCTCGCCGAGCTGCTGGACGACGCCAATCTCACCGAAATCGAAGTGGAAGACGGCGAGCGGAGCATCCGTGTTGTCCGCGGCGGCACCAGTGTCGCGGTTGCGGCGCCGGCCCCTGCTGCCGCTCCGGCCCCGGCGCCGGCGCCCTCCCCCGCAGCAGCGGCGCCTGCCGACGCCGCCCCGGCCGCGAGCGCTGAAAACCATCCCGGCACGGTCAAGTCGCCGATGGTCGGCACCGTCTATCTCGCGCCCGAGCCCGGCGCCGATCCGTTCGTCAAGGTCGGCGATACGGTGTCGCAGGGCGACACTTTGCTGATCATCGAAGCGATGAAGGTGATGAACCCGATAACCGCGGAGAAATCCGGCACCGTGACGGCGTTGCTCGTCGAGGATGCCGAGCCGGTCGAGTTCAACCAGCCGCTCGCAACCATCGAATAG